A genomic region of Micromonospora sp. NBC_01796 contains the following coding sequences:
- a CDS encoding beta-galactosidase: MRQWQGDGILFGGDYNPEQWPEQTWSEDIDLMRRAGVNLVSVGIFSWALLEPAPGRFEFGWLDRVLDLLHAGGIRVDLATATASPPPWLARLHPETLPRRADGTILWPGGRQAYCPSSPVFRERSLELVRAVAGRYAEHPAVVMWHVSNELGCHNVHCYCDVSAEAFRGWLRERYGDLDRLNAAWGTTFWSQRYGDWAEINPPRTAPTFANPTQQLDFLRFSSDEQRAQLRAERGVLATLVRQPVTTNFMIGTGVKHLDYRSWADDVDLVSNDHYLTAADPQAHLGLALAADHTRGVAGGDPWLLMEHSTSAVNWQPRNVAKLPGQLRRNSLAHVARGADGVLFFQWRASRAGAEKFHSAMVPHSGPDTKIFREVCQLGADLRALAEVRGSRVDADVAILFDWEAWWGVELDSHPSIDVQYADRLTALHRALWRAGVTADIIHPSADLGGYRLVLAPTLYLVRDADVAALHQYVEGGGTVAVTYFSGIVDENDHIRLGGYPGAFRELLGVRTEEFFPLREGEQVRLDDGSTADVWTEWLHADGAEVLASYTDGPLPGVPALTRHRVGDGAAWYVGTRLDEPATDRLVARLVDETGVRPAASAPSGVEVVRRRDDDRTWLFAINHTDAEVRLPVTGTDLLTGARCAGELTLPAGDVAVVREDRTGDPT; this comes from the coding sequence ATGCGGCAATGGCAGGGTGACGGCATCCTTTTCGGCGGCGACTACAACCCCGAGCAGTGGCCCGAGCAGACCTGGTCGGAGGACATCGACCTGATGCGCCGGGCCGGGGTCAACCTGGTCTCGGTCGGCATCTTCTCCTGGGCCCTGCTGGAGCCCGCCCCGGGCCGGTTCGAGTTCGGCTGGCTGGACCGGGTGCTGGACCTCCTGCACGCCGGCGGCATCCGGGTCGACCTGGCGACCGCCACCGCCAGCCCGCCACCGTGGCTGGCCCGGTTGCACCCGGAGACGCTGCCCCGCCGAGCCGACGGCACGATCCTCTGGCCGGGCGGACGGCAGGCGTACTGCCCCAGCTCACCGGTGTTCCGCGAGCGGTCGCTGGAGCTGGTGCGGGCGGTCGCCGGCCGCTACGCCGAGCACCCCGCCGTGGTGATGTGGCACGTCTCCAACGAGCTGGGCTGCCACAACGTGCACTGCTACTGCGACGTCAGCGCCGAGGCGTTCCGGGGCTGGCTGCGGGAACGCTACGGCGACCTGGACCGCCTCAACGCCGCCTGGGGCACCACGTTCTGGAGCCAGCGCTACGGCGACTGGGCCGAGATCAACCCTCCGCGTACCGCACCGACCTTCGCCAACCCCACGCAGCAGCTCGACTTCCTGCGCTTCTCCTCCGACGAACAGCGCGCCCAGTTGCGCGCCGAACGCGGCGTGCTCGCCACCCTGGTCCGTCAGCCGGTCACCACCAACTTCATGATCGGCACGGGCGTCAAGCACCTGGACTACCGGTCCTGGGCCGACGATGTGGACCTGGTGTCCAACGACCACTACCTGACCGCGGCCGACCCGCAGGCGCATCTCGGACTGGCGCTCGCCGCCGACCACACCCGGGGCGTGGCCGGCGGTGACCCGTGGTTGCTGATGGAGCACTCCACCAGCGCGGTCAACTGGCAGCCGCGCAACGTGGCCAAGCTCCCCGGGCAGCTACGCCGCAACAGCCTGGCGCACGTCGCCCGTGGCGCCGACGGGGTGTTGTTCTTCCAGTGGCGCGCCTCCCGGGCCGGCGCGGAGAAGTTCCACTCCGCGATGGTGCCGCACTCGGGACCGGACACCAAGATCTTCCGCGAGGTCTGCCAGCTCGGCGCCGACCTCAGGGCGCTGGCCGAGGTACGCGGCAGCCGGGTGGATGCCGACGTGGCGATCCTGTTCGACTGGGAGGCGTGGTGGGGTGTCGAGTTGGATTCGCACCCCAGCATCGACGTCCAGTACGCCGACCGGCTGACCGCCCTGCACCGAGCGCTCTGGCGTGCCGGCGTGACCGCCGACATCATCCACCCGTCGGCGGACCTCGGCGGCTACCGGCTGGTCCTGGCACCGACCCTCTACCTGGTCCGGGACGCCGACGTCGCGGCACTGCACCAGTACGTCGAGGGCGGTGGGACCGTGGCGGTCACCTACTTCAGCGGCATCGTCGACGAGAACGACCACATCCGGCTCGGCGGCTATCCGGGCGCGTTCCGGGAGCTGCTCGGCGTACGCACCGAGGAGTTCTTCCCGCTGCGCGAGGGCGAGCAGGTCCGGCTCGACGACGGCAGCACCGCCGACGTGTGGACCGAGTGGCTGCACGCCGACGGTGCCGAGGTGCTCGCGTCGTACACGGATGGGCCCTTGCCGGGTGTGCCGGCGTTGACCCGGCACCGGGTCGGCGACGGCGCGGCCTGGTACGTCGGCACCCGACTGGACGAGCCGGCCACGGACCGGCTGGTCGCCCGACTCGTGGACGAGACCGGCGTGCGCCCGGCGGCGTCGGCGCCGTCCGGAGTGGAGGTGGTACGCCGCCGCGACGACGACCGGACCTGGCTGTTCGCGATCAACCACACCGACGCCGAGGTACGGCTCCCGGTGACCGGCACCGACCTGTTGACCGGGGCACGATGCGCCGGTGAGCTGACGTTGCCAGCCGGTGACGTGGCGGTCGTCCGCGAGGATCGGACCGGCGATCCGACCTGA
- a CDS encoding DeoR/GlpR family DNA-binding transcription regulator, producing MLAQQRQIAILNLIRQHGGVRVSHLVSRFGVSDMTIRRDLEALAERGLVDKVHGGATLAGPGSAEEPGFAAKSVRQQAEKRAIAERAARMVEPGMAIALSAGTTTAALATLLSDVPGLTVVTNSIPVADALYQNPRADQTVVLTGGIRTPSDALTGPVAEAAISALNVDLLFLGVHGLSPRTGFTTPNLLEAGVNRCLISAARRLVVLADHTKWETIGIATIAPLEAADVLITDVGLPGDARTTIGEQVGELVVVEPV from the coding sequence ATGCTCGCCCAGCAGCGGCAGATCGCCATCCTCAACCTGATCCGCCAACACGGCGGCGTACGGGTGAGCCACCTGGTCAGCCGGTTCGGCGTCTCCGACATGACGATCCGGCGCGACCTGGAGGCGCTGGCCGAGCGTGGCCTGGTGGACAAGGTGCACGGCGGTGCGACGCTCGCCGGGCCGGGTTCGGCCGAGGAACCCGGCTTCGCCGCGAAGTCGGTCCGCCAGCAGGCGGAGAAGCGGGCCATCGCCGAGCGGGCCGCGAGGATGGTGGAGCCGGGGATGGCCATCGCGCTCTCCGCCGGCACCACCACCGCCGCGCTGGCCACCCTGCTCTCCGACGTACCGGGGCTGACCGTGGTGACCAACTCGATTCCGGTGGCCGACGCGCTCTACCAGAACCCGCGCGCCGACCAGACGGTCGTGTTGACCGGCGGGATCCGTACCCCGTCGGACGCGCTGACCGGGCCGGTCGCCGAGGCGGCGATCAGCGCGCTCAACGTCGACCTGCTTTTCCTCGGCGTGCACGGGCTCAGCCCGCGGACCGGGTTCACCACGCCGAACCTGCTGGAGGCGGGGGTCAACCGGTGCCTGATCAGTGCGGCCCGTCGGCTCGTCGTGCTCGCCGACCACACCAAATGGGAAACCATCGGCATCGCCACCATCGCCCCGCTGGAGGCCGCCGACGTGCTGATCACCGACGTCGGGCTGCCCGGGGACGCCCGCACCACGATCGGCGAGCAGGTCGGCGAGCTGGTGGTCGTCGAGCCCGTCTGA
- a CDS encoding alpha/beta hydrolase family protein, which produces MTPTNREYTDVQPHTSAPAPTRTRSALLGLARFAAAATLVATGLVAVPGAAQAAGPYERGPNPTSAILEASRGPFATSSQNVSSLVSGFGGGVIYYPTSTSEGTFGAVAISPGFTASWSSISWLGPRIASHGFVVIGIETNTIYDQPASRGQQLLAALDYLVEDSSVRTRIDPSRLAVAGHSMGGGGSLEAARSRPSLQAAVPLAPWNATKSWSTLRVPTLIIGGENDSVAAVSSHSIPFYNSIPASAEKAYLELNGASHFFPQTTNTPTAKQAAAWLKRFVDDDTRYEQFLCPGPSGTAIEEYRNTCPSS; this is translated from the coding sequence ATGACCCCGACGAACAGGGAGTACACCGACGTGCAACCACACACCTCCGCCCCCGCCCCCACCCGTACGAGATCCGCTCTTCTCGGGCTTGCCCGGTTCGCCGCGGCGGCGACCCTGGTCGCGACCGGCCTCGTCGCGGTGCCGGGTGCCGCCCAGGCCGCCGGCCCGTACGAGCGTGGTCCGAACCCGACCAGCGCGATCCTCGAAGCCAGCCGTGGCCCGTTCGCCACCTCCTCGCAGAACGTCTCCTCGCTGGTCAGCGGGTTCGGCGGCGGGGTCATCTACTACCCGACCAGCACCAGTGAGGGCACCTTCGGTGCCGTCGCGATCTCGCCCGGCTTCACCGCGAGCTGGTCGAGTATCAGTTGGCTCGGTCCCCGGATCGCCTCGCACGGCTTCGTGGTGATCGGCATCGAGACGAACACGATCTACGACCAGCCGGCGAGCCGGGGTCAGCAGCTTCTCGCCGCCCTCGACTACCTGGTCGAGGACAGCTCGGTGCGGACCCGGATCGACCCGAGCCGGCTCGCCGTCGCCGGTCACTCGATGGGTGGTGGCGGTTCGCTGGAGGCGGCCCGGAGCCGTCCGTCGCTCCAGGCGGCGGTGCCGCTGGCCCCGTGGAACGCGACCAAGAGCTGGTCGACGCTGCGGGTGCCGACGCTGATCATCGGTGGCGAGAACGACTCCGTCGCGGCGGTGTCGTCGCACTCGATTCCGTTCTACAACAGCATCCCCGCGTCGGCGGAGAAGGCGTACCTGGAGCTGAACGGGGCCAGCCACTTCTTCCCGCAGACCACCAACACCCCGACCGCGAAGCAGGCGGCGGCCTGGCTGAAGCGGTTCGTCGACGACGACACCCGGTACGAGCAGTTCCTCTGCCCGGGACCGTCCGGCACGGCGATCGAGGAGTACCGCAACACCTGCCCCAGCTCCTGA
- a CDS encoding acyl-CoA dehydrogenase family protein — MADDDDAAADRLRDRVAAFLGQHDPHGDRIEFLRARFDAGLAWVHYPVGLGGLGAPRHLQPVVDAAFVLAGAPDNQPRRNSIGIGMAAPTLLRHGTPDQHHRFLRPLWTGEEIWCQLFSEPGAGSDLAGVTTRAVRDGDDWVVTGQKVWTSMAHRARWAILLARTDPELPKHRGMTYFVCDLSGPGVEVRPLRQLTGEAEFNEVFLTDVRLPDSLRLGAVGEGWQVARTTLMNERVSIGGAPMPREGGMIGLLTRTWRDRADLRTPGRHDEILRLWVRAEAARLTALRLRQQLVAGEPGPEGSAVKLSFAGLAQAISGTEVELLGADGLRHDDWSLRRSTEPDLLGRGATYRYLRARGNSIEGGTSEILRNIIAERVLGLPAEPRVDR; from the coding sequence GTGGCCGACGACGACGACGCTGCGGCCGACCGGCTCCGCGACCGGGTCGCCGCGTTTCTCGGGCAGCACGACCCGCACGGCGACCGGATCGAGTTCCTCCGTGCCCGGTTCGACGCCGGCCTGGCCTGGGTGCACTACCCGGTCGGACTCGGCGGGCTGGGCGCGCCCCGGCACCTGCAACCGGTGGTCGACGCCGCGTTCGTGCTGGCCGGGGCGCCGGACAACCAGCCCCGCCGCAACAGCATCGGCATCGGCATGGCCGCGCCGACCCTGCTCCGGCACGGCACCCCGGACCAGCACCACCGCTTTCTGCGCCCACTCTGGACCGGCGAGGAGATCTGGTGCCAGCTGTTCAGCGAGCCGGGCGCCGGGTCCGACCTGGCCGGCGTCACCACCCGGGCGGTACGCGACGGCGACGACTGGGTGGTCACCGGGCAGAAGGTGTGGACCTCGATGGCACACCGGGCGCGCTGGGCGATCCTGCTCGCCCGTACCGATCCTGAGCTGCCGAAACACCGGGGGATGACGTACTTCGTCTGCGACCTTTCCGGACCGGGAGTGGAGGTGCGACCGCTGCGGCAGCTCACCGGGGAGGCCGAGTTCAACGAGGTGTTCCTGACCGACGTGCGGCTGCCCGACTCGCTTCGGCTCGGTGCGGTGGGGGAGGGCTGGCAGGTGGCCAGGACCACGCTGATGAACGAGCGGGTCTCGATCGGCGGCGCCCCGATGCCCCGCGAGGGCGGCATGATCGGGCTGCTCACCCGTACCTGGCGGGACCGGGCCGATCTGCGTACGCCGGGCCGGCACGACGAGATCCTGCGCCTCTGGGTACGCGCCGAGGCCGCCCGGCTCACCGCACTGCGACTGCGCCAGCAACTGGTGGCCGGCGAGCCCGGCCCGGAAGGTTCGGCGGTCAAGCTCTCCTTCGCCGGGCTGGCCCAGGCGATCAGCGGCACCGAGGTCGAACTGCTCGGCGCCGACGGGCTGCGACACGACGACTGGTCGCTGCGCCGCTCGACCGAACCGGACCTGCTCGGCCGGGGCGCCACCTATCGCTACCTGCGGGCACGCGGGAACTCGATCGAGGGTGGCACCTCCGAGATCCTGCGCAACATCATCGCCGAGCGGGTCCTCGGGCTGCCGGCCGAACCTCGGGTGGACCGATGA
- a CDS encoding acyl-CoA dehydrogenase family protein encodes MTNLRYDETEEALRESVRALLRAHSPWSAVLARVDGVESYDPGLWRRLGTDLGLAGLAVPEALGGAGAGFREVAVVLEELGRAVAPVPYLGHAVAVRALLTCVETDLLGEVATGERIAVLAVPFATPPGPPEPTVVGGGDLTGTIVGVADALPADLLLVPATDGLYLVEADGPGVSRVPVVSLDATRQLCDIVLDGAPGRRIAAGHAAVGAVTDALTAGAALLAAEQVGVAQWCLDTTVEYVKQRHQFGRPVGSFQAVKHRLADVWVSVTEARAVARYAADCLANDSVDTPVAAALAQAYCGDVAVTAAQECVQLHGGIGFTWEHPAHLYLKRAKSAAIGFGTADRHRAKLAILADLPG; translated from the coding sequence ATGACCAACCTGCGCTACGACGAGACCGAAGAGGCGCTGCGCGAGAGCGTACGGGCCCTGCTCCGGGCACACAGCCCGTGGTCGGCGGTGCTGGCCCGGGTCGACGGGGTCGAGTCGTACGACCCGGGGCTGTGGCGGCGGCTCGGCACCGACCTGGGGCTCGCCGGGTTGGCCGTACCGGAGGCGCTGGGCGGGGCGGGTGCGGGCTTCCGGGAGGTGGCGGTGGTGCTTGAGGAACTCGGGCGGGCGGTCGCGCCGGTGCCGTACCTGGGTCACGCGGTTGCCGTACGCGCGCTGCTGACCTGTGTCGAGACCGATCTGCTCGGCGAAGTGGCGACCGGTGAGCGGATCGCCGTGCTGGCGGTTCCGTTCGCGACCCCACCAGGACCGCCGGAGCCCACGGTCGTCGGGGGCGGGGACCTCACCGGGACCATCGTCGGGGTCGCGGACGCGTTGCCGGCGGACCTGCTGCTGGTGCCGGCCACCGACGGTCTGTACCTGGTCGAGGCGGACGGGCCGGGGGTCTCCAGGGTGCCGGTGGTTTCGCTCGACGCCACCCGGCAGCTCTGCGACATCGTGCTCGACGGTGCCCCGGGCCGGCGGATCGCGGCAGGTCACGCCGCTGTCGGGGCGGTCACCGACGCCCTCACCGCGGGTGCGGCACTGCTCGCCGCCGAGCAGGTCGGGGTGGCTCAGTGGTGCCTGGACACCACGGTCGAGTACGTGAAGCAGCGGCACCAGTTCGGTCGGCCGGTCGGCTCGTTCCAGGCGGTCAAGCACCGGCTCGCCGACGTGTGGGTGAGTGTGACCGAGGCCCGGGCGGTCGCCCGGTACGCGGCCGACTGCCTGGCCAACGACTCCGTCGACACCCCGGTCGCGGCGGCGCTGGCGCAGGCGTACTGCGGGGACGTGGCGGTGACGGCGGCGCAGGAGTGCGTCCAGTTGCACGGCGGGATCGGCTTCACCTGGGAGCACCCGGCGCACCTGTATCTGAAGCGGGCCAAGAGCGCCGCGATCGGGTTCGGCACCGCCGACCGGCACCGGGCGAAGCTCGCCATTCTGGCTGACCTGCCCGGATGA
- a CDS encoding ABC transporter ATP-binding protein: MTEHGLALHGIGVRFGGLTALDDVSLRVPADRVVGVIGPNGAGKTTLFNVVCGLVQPSTGTLTLDGRPLRPRPHRLTRLGIARTLQGVGLFAGLTVLENVMAGATNSARAGFAAALFGLPRSDRDERRLREHALTILEGLGVADRAGAAPGTLPFAVRKRVALARALAARPRLLLLDEPAGGLGAEDIDELGALIRDLPRRTDHPCAVLLVEHHMDLVMAVCDEIVVLDFGRVIAAGPPNVIRDDPAVTEAYLGAEVDQTTDAAATDATATADAGVEAEKGAVA, encoded by the coding sequence ATGACGGAGCACGGGCTCGCGTTGCACGGCATCGGGGTGCGCTTCGGTGGGCTCACCGCCCTCGACGACGTCTCGCTCCGGGTGCCCGCCGATCGGGTCGTCGGCGTGATCGGGCCCAACGGTGCTGGCAAGACCACCCTGTTCAACGTGGTCTGCGGCCTGGTCCAACCGTCGACCGGCACACTGACCCTCGACGGGCGACCGCTGCGCCCCCGCCCGCACCGGCTCACCCGCCTCGGCATCGCCCGTACCCTGCAGGGCGTCGGACTCTTCGCCGGGCTCACCGTGCTGGAGAACGTGATGGCGGGCGCCACCAACTCGGCCAGGGCCGGGTTCGCCGCCGCCCTGTTCGGGCTGCCGCGCAGCGATCGGGACGAACGCCGGCTGCGCGAACACGCACTGACCATCCTGGAAGGTCTCGGCGTGGCCGATCGGGCCGGCGCCGCCCCGGGCACGCTTCCCTTCGCCGTACGCAAAAGGGTCGCCCTGGCCCGCGCGCTCGCCGCCCGACCCCGGCTCCTGCTGCTCGACGAGCCCGCCGGTGGCCTCGGCGCCGAGGACATCGACGAACTCGGCGCCCTGATCCGCGACCTGCCCCGACGCACCGATCATCCGTGCGCGGTCCTGCTGGTCGAACACCACATGGACCTGGTGATGGCGGTCTGCGACGAGATCGTGGTGCTCGACTTCGGTCGGGTGATCGCCGCCGGTCCGCCCAACGTGATCCGGGACGACCCGGCGGTCACCGAGGCCTACCTCGGCGCCGAAGTCGACCAGACCACCGACGCCGCTGCGACCGACGCCACCGCCACCGCCGATGCCGGCGTCGAGGCGGAGAAGGGGGCGGTCGCGTGA
- a CDS encoding ABC transporter ATP-binding protein — MSADNALLSVRGLVAGYGAAPVLRSVDLTVSPGTIAAVLGANGAGKTTLLRTLSGLVRPTGGQIVFDGDDLRGVPVEQLVRRGLAHVPEGRGVVAELTVDENLRLGGLWRRDRADARVALDEVYDLFEPLTRRRRHAGHQLSGGERQMLALGRALVGRPRLLLLDEPSLGLAPRVTAQIMALLRQLRDRTGLTVLLVEQNVRSALSVADQGVVMSLGKIVIATSAAGLRDDADLRHAYLGF; from the coding sequence GTGAGCGCCGACAACGCGCTGCTGAGCGTACGTGGACTCGTCGCCGGGTACGGAGCCGCGCCGGTGCTGCGGTCGGTGGACCTGACCGTCTCGCCCGGCACCATCGCCGCCGTACTCGGTGCCAACGGTGCCGGCAAGACCACGCTGCTGCGTACGCTCTCCGGCCTGGTTCGGCCGACCGGCGGACAGATCGTCTTCGACGGCGACGACCTGCGCGGCGTCCCGGTCGAACAACTCGTCCGACGGGGCCTGGCGCACGTGCCCGAGGGGCGCGGGGTGGTCGCCGAACTGACCGTGGACGAGAACCTGCGCCTCGGCGGACTCTGGCGACGCGACCGGGCCGACGCCCGGGTGGCCCTCGACGAGGTTTATGACCTGTTCGAACCGCTCACCCGACGGCGACGCCACGCCGGCCACCAGCTCTCCGGCGGCGAACGGCAGATGCTCGCCCTCGGCCGAGCCCTGGTCGGCCGACCCCGGCTGCTGCTGCTCGACGAGCCGTCGCTCGGGCTCGCGCCACGGGTCACCGCCCAGATCATGGCGCTGCTGCGGCAGTTGCGCGACCGTACCGGGCTCACCGTGCTCCTGGTCGAGCAGAACGTACGCAGCGCGCTGTCCGTCGCCGACCAGGGCGTGGTGATGTCCCTCGGGAAGATCGTCATCGCCACCAGCGCGGCCGGACTGCGCGACGACGCCGACCTGCGGCACGCGTACCTCGGGTTCTGA